One Candidatus Peregrinibacteria bacterium DNA segment encodes these proteins:
- a CDS encoding 50S ribosomal protein L23: MNIAQTILKPIMTEKSVSQEVKNKFSFIVHDAATKVDVKNALMELYGVKVDKVNILHGLPKFRLGKSRKPMQKRAATRRAIVTLKAGEKLDLAKTAKPSKSKAAAASN; this comes from the coding sequence ATGAACATCGCTCAGACCATTCTCAAGCCGATCATGACTGAAAAAAGTGTGAGTCAAGAAGTGAAGAACAAGTTTAGTTTCATCGTTCACGATGCAGCCACCAAAGTGGATGTGAAAAACGCACTCATGGAACTGTACGGAGTTAAAGTGGACAAAGTGAATATCCTTCACGGTCTACCAAAATTTCGCCTCGGGAAAAGCCGCAAGCCCATGCAAAAGCGTGCCGCCACTCGACGTGCCATTGTGACTCTAAAAGCAGGTGAAAAGCTCGATCTCGCTAAAACTGCAAAACCCTCTAAATCCAAAGCCGCTGCGGCTTCCAACTAA
- the rplB gene encoding 50S ribosomal protein L2 gives MPLKKVKKTGNARREMSILTYEEVTTNKPFKKLLKAQKEYAGRNARGVITVRHRGAGNKTKLRIVDFKQTDKLNIEATVKTVEYDPNRSAFIMLVCYKDGEYRYQLAPEGIKVGDRIVTADKTRARTGNRMMLENIPVGFDIYNVQVDLNGPGQLAKSAGSVAKLVSLDGQYAQVQLPSGEVRFVQKKCFASIGRVSNLDHGNISIGKAGRSRWMGLRPEVRGKVMNPCDHPHGGGEGNCPIGMKYPKTPWGLHALGVATRRRKYTDKWIVKTRKGKMLAELNNL, from the coding sequence ATGCCACTCAAGAAAGTTAAAAAAACGGGAAACGCTCGTCGTGAAATGAGCATCCTCACCTATGAGGAAGTGACCACGAACAAGCCATTCAAAAAATTGCTCAAAGCTCAAAAAGAGTATGCTGGACGCAATGCACGTGGAGTCATCACCGTGCGTCACCGTGGAGCCGGTAATAAGACCAAGCTTCGTATTGTGGATTTCAAACAGACCGACAAACTCAACATCGAAGCCACCGTTAAAACAGTGGAATACGATCCCAATCGCTCAGCCTTCATCATGCTCGTTTGCTACAAAGATGGAGAGTATCGCTATCAATTGGCTCCCGAAGGGATCAAGGTTGGAGATCGCATTGTGACCGCAGACAAAACCCGTGCTCGCACCGGAAACCGCATGATGCTTGAAAATATCCCTGTGGGCTTCGATATATACAACGTGCAAGTGGACCTCAACGGACCCGGCCAATTGGCCAAGTCTGCGGGTTCTGTCGCAAAGCTTGTTTCCCTGGATGGGCAGTACGCTCAAGTACAACTCCCTTCCGGAGAAGTGCGCTTCGTTCAAAAGAAATGTTTCGCTAGCATCGGACGGGTGTCCAACCTCGATCATGGAAATATATCGATTGGTAAAGCGGGACGCAGCCGCTGGATGGGTCTCCGCCCTGAAGTGCGTGGTAAGGTTATGAACCCTTGCGACCACCCTCACGGAGGAGGAGAAGGAAACTGTCCCATCGGTATGAAATATCCTAAGACTCCTTGGGGGCTTCACGCTCTGGGCGTAGCAACTCGCCGTCGAAAATACACAGATAAGTGGATTGTGAAGACTCGAAAGGGTAAGATGCTCGCTGAACTCAATAATCTCTAA
- the rpsS gene encoding 30S ribosomal protein S19 produces the protein MSRSSNKGPYVDASLTKKVMVAEGNTKKVIKTWARRSMIAPEFVGFTFAVYNGKEHIPVFVTEAMVGHRLGEFAYTRKFRGHPLKSKESAAA, from the coding sequence ATGTCTCGAAGCAGTAACAAAGGTCCATATGTAGATGCCTCCCTCACCAAAAAAGTGATGGTCGCTGAAGGCAATACGAAGAAAGTGATCAAAACTTGGGCTCGTCGCTCAATGATTGCTCCAGAGTTCGTAGGATTCACCTTCGCGGTCTACAATGGTAAAGAACACATCCCGGTCTTCGTCACTGAAGCCATGGTGGGTCACCGTCTCGGAGAATTCGCTTACACTCGCAAGTTCCGTGGACATCCTCTAAAGAGCAAAGAATCAGCCGCTGCCTAA
- the rplV gene encoding 50S ribosomal protein L22 has translation MKALLSNIRISPEKANLVAGMVRGAMVNEALEQLKFTPKKGAKILYKVVASAAANAEHNLKQNRDHLYIKEIVVTKGPTYKRGVSVSRGRVHPILKRTAQIRVTVDTAVAKTKKVSKKTPPSNLQA, from the coding sequence ATGAAAGCCTTACTCAGCAACATTCGCATCTCCCCTGAAAAAGCCAACCTCGTGGCGGGAATGGTTCGTGGCGCCATGGTCAATGAAGCGCTGGAACAGCTCAAGTTCACCCCTAAGAAAGGTGCCAAAATTCTCTACAAGGTTGTGGCTTCTGCCGCTGCGAATGCCGAGCACAATTTGAAGCAAAACCGTGACCACCTTTACATCAAAGAAATCGTCGTGACCAAGGGTCCCACCTACAAACGTGGCGTATCCGTGTCTCGTGGACGTGTGCACCCTATTCTCAAGCGAACCGCTCAAATTCGAGTGACCGTAGACACCGCCGTGGCAAAAACGAAAAAAGTTTCAAAAAAAACTCCTCCTTCTAACCTTCAAGCATAA
- the rpsC gene encoding 30S ribosomal protein S3, whose protein sequence is MGSKVNPIGLRTGIIRTWDSSWYAGKRNFGKMLAEDMKIRAFVRKKLTDSGVSRIELLRNAKDITLNVHSAKPGVIIGRQGASVEGLKADLEKTFGHKFTINIKEIKKPELDAWLTAENIAMQIERRVSYRRAAKMSVKKALEAGAKGVKIRVGGRLNGVEISRSEFYAEGQIPLHTFRADIDYALAEAKTTYGIIGVKVWINRGMVFNKQATK, encoded by the coding sequence ATGGGAAGTAAAGTAAATCCAATTGGGCTTCGTACTGGAATCATCCGCACTTGGGACTCCAGCTGGTACGCAGGAAAACGCAACTTCGGAAAAATGCTTGCTGAAGACATGAAGATTCGTGCTTTTGTTCGCAAAAAACTGACCGATTCCGGAGTGTCTCGCATCGAACTGCTCCGCAATGCTAAAGACATCACTTTGAACGTCCACTCTGCTAAACCAGGAGTGATCATCGGACGCCAAGGAGCGAGTGTGGAAGGCCTCAAAGCAGACCTCGAAAAAACTTTCGGACACAAGTTCACTATCAACATCAAAGAGATCAAGAAGCCTGAGCTCGATGCATGGCTCACAGCAGAAAACATCGCGATGCAAATTGAACGCCGTGTTTCCTACCGCCGTGCTGCCAAAATGTCTGTGAAGAAGGCTCTCGAAGCCGGTGCCAAGGGGGTTAAGATCCGTGTCGGAGGACGCCTCAACGGAGTTGAAATCTCTCGAAGTGAATTCTATGCTGAAGGACAAATCCCTCTCCACACCTTCCGTGCGGACATCGATTACGCCCTTGCTGAAGCAAAGACCACCTACGGCATCATCGGTGTTAAGGTTTGGATCAACCGAGGAATGGTATTCAATAAACAAGCCACTAAATAG